From Pelosinus fermentans DSM 17108, the proteins below share one genomic window:
- the glmU gene encoding bifunctional UDP-N-acetylglucosamine diphosphorylase/glucosamine-1-phosphate N-acetyltransferase GlmU has product MSDLLAVVLAAGKGTRMKSTLPKVLHQIGGKPMVQHVLDAAHMAGAKEKVVIVGFGAECVEATLGKQAEFVVQKEQLGTGHAVMQARDFLQEFDGTVMVLCGDTPLLKGETLERLYAEHKAANASATVLTARMENPTGYGRVVRDASGRVLKIVEQKDANSRELAVNEINTGIYCFERAALFEALQNTNCDNMQGEYYLTDVIGILATSHAKVWAVGVDDFQETLGINSRMQLAEAEKIFRKRKLKELMDHGVTIMDIDSTFIDQEVSIGADTVIYPFTWIEGSTVIGENCQIGPNSRIKNSKIGDCATLHFIYAHDCEVGDDAIVGPYVHLRPNTVLAKGVKIGNFVEVKNSQVGVGSKIPHLSYIGDTDMGEKVNIGSGTITVNYDGKNKNRTTIEDGAFIGCNTNLVAPVTVGKGAYVAAGSTITKNVPADALGVARSRQSNIEGWVTKK; this is encoded by the coding sequence ATGTCTGATTTACTAGCGGTGGTTTTAGCGGCAGGTAAGGGTACACGAATGAAGTCGACCTTGCCCAAGGTGTTACATCAGATTGGTGGTAAGCCAATGGTGCAGCATGTGCTGGATGCAGCTCATATGGCTGGAGCTAAAGAAAAAGTTGTGATTGTTGGCTTTGGAGCAGAATGTGTTGAAGCAACGTTAGGAAAGCAAGCAGAGTTTGTTGTACAAAAGGAACAACTGGGAACAGGCCATGCTGTTATGCAGGCCAGGGATTTCTTGCAGGAATTTGATGGAACCGTTATGGTGTTATGTGGTGATACACCCTTGCTAAAAGGAGAAACCCTTGAAAGACTCTATGCTGAGCATAAAGCTGCAAACGCATCGGCTACAGTGTTAACAGCTCGCATGGAGAATCCAACGGGTTATGGACGTGTGGTTCGTGATGCCAGTGGGCGAGTCTTAAAGATTGTAGAACAAAAAGATGCCAATAGCAGGGAACTTGCTGTTAATGAAATTAATACAGGAATTTACTGTTTTGAGCGTGCTGCTTTGTTTGAAGCATTGCAGAATACCAATTGCGATAATATGCAGGGCGAGTATTACTTAACTGATGTAATTGGTATATTAGCAACATCTCATGCTAAGGTATGGGCTGTGGGCGTAGATGATTTCCAGGAAACACTTGGAATTAATTCTCGTATGCAATTAGCTGAAGCAGAAAAGATATTTAGAAAGCGGAAGTTAAAAGAATTAATGGATCATGGTGTTACCATCATGGATATTGACAGTACCTTTATTGACCAGGAAGTTTCTATCGGTGCTGATACTGTAATTTATCCTTTTACATGGATTGAAGGATCTACGGTGATTGGAGAGAATTGTCAGATCGGGCCAAATAGCCGTATTAAAAATAGCAAGATTGGCGATTGCGCTACCTTGCATTTTATCTATGCCCATGATTGCGAAGTGGGTGATGATGCGATAGTGGGTCCTTATGTTCACTTGCGGCCCAATACGGTGTTAGCAAAAGGTGTTAAAATTGGGAATTTTGTAGAGGTTAAGAATTCTCAAGTTGGAGTAGGGAGTAAGATTCCTCATTTAAGCTATATTGGTGATACGGATATGGGAGAAAAGGTTAATATTGGCTCAGGCACCATAACGGTAAATTATGATGGTAAGAACAAGAATCGCACTACGATTGAGGATGGAGCTTTTATTGGTTGTAATACCAATTTAGTAGCACCTGTGACGGTAGGGAAAGGCGCTTATGTAGCTGCGGGCTCAACAATTACGAAGAATGTGCCAGCAGACGCATTAGGTGTAGCCAGATCTCGCCAAAGCAATATTGAGGGCTGGGTAACCAAGAAATAG
- a CDS encoding ribose-phosphate diphosphokinase, whose product MEDMKRLRIFSGNANPGLAKEIADHLGLTMGNAFVGHFNNGETQVIIDESVRGKDVFIVQPTCNPVNDSMMELLIMVDAAKRASARTVTAVIPYYAYARQDRKTRGREPISAKLIADLLTTAGVNRVLTVDLHAGQIQGFFDIPVDHMPGVPLLADYVRSKNLDDLIVVSPDLGGVTRARQLADRLHAPIAIIEKRRPMPGVAEVMNLIGNVEGRTAVMIDDIVDTAGSLTEGANALIKFGAKEVYACCTHGVLSDPAVARIEASTIKELVITNTIPLPPEKENAKIRVLSIAPLLGEAILRIFGELPVSRMFDE is encoded by the coding sequence ATGGAAGATATGAAGAGATTGCGGATTTTTTCCGGTAATGCCAATCCAGGGTTGGCCAAGGAGATTGCTGACCATTTGGGTCTTACTATGGGGAATGCTTTTGTGGGGCATTTTAACAACGGAGAGACGCAAGTCATCATTGATGAGAGTGTGCGCGGTAAAGATGTATTTATTGTGCAACCTACTTGTAATCCTGTGAATGACAGCATGATGGAACTTTTAATTATGGTAGATGCTGCTAAACGGGCTTCTGCGCGTACAGTTACGGCGGTAATTCCTTATTATGCTTATGCGAGGCAAGATCGCAAAACCCGGGGACGTGAGCCCATTTCTGCGAAACTCATTGCGGATTTATTGACGACCGCTGGAGTGAATCGTGTCTTGACAGTGGACTTGCATGCAGGGCAGATTCAGGGATTCTTTGATATTCCTGTAGATCACATGCCGGGTGTGCCTTTATTAGCTGATTATGTTCGTTCTAAGAATTTAGATGATCTGATTGTTGTATCGCCGGATTTGGGTGGCGTTACCCGGGCGAGACAATTAGCAGATCGACTGCATGCACCGATTGCAATTATTGAAAAACGCCGCCCCATGCCTGGTGTAGCAGAAGTCATGAATTTGATTGGTAATGTAGAAGGAAGAACCGCTGTTATGATTGATGATATTGTAGATACGGCTGGATCTTTGACAGAAGGTGCTAATGCATTAATTAAATTTGGTGCAAAGGAAGTCTATGCCTGTTGTACACATGGTGTTTTAAGTGATCCTGCTGTGGCTCGCATTGAAGCATCCACGATTAAAGAACTTGTAATTACCAATACGATTCCTTTACCTCCAGAAAAAGAAAATGCAAAAATAAGGGTATTATCGATTGCGCCTCTTTTGGGTGAGGCCATTCTTAGGATTTTTGGTGAACTTCCAGTAAGTAGAATGTTTGACGAATAA
- a CDS encoding GNAT family N-acetyltransferase: MEKWGANGEISIEQAGIADISAIAALFTASFDESVRHHCGGKLPKPQAMQDVFTLVYQAEPQAALVARTLSGKVVGYCFAPTQLSNLWFRALSRGHLLRWAWRWLTGQYGFGLHPVKVIVMNKIAFLSSAVTPMKRANARILSIAVAQEVRGQGVAGKLLDKAIQYFSQRKATLVRLEVRPNNAAALSLYKKWDFIPAGYTEDSQGKWLIMFKEMERHHV, from the coding sequence ATGGAAAAGTGGGGAGCAAATGGGGAAATAAGCATAGAGCAGGCTGGGATCGCTGATATTTCAGCTATTGCAGCTTTATTTACCGCAAGTTTTGATGAGAGTGTACGGCATCATTGCGGAGGGAAGCTGCCAAAACCCCAGGCCATGCAGGATGTATTTACATTAGTATACCAGGCAGAACCCCAGGCTGCATTAGTGGCTCGCACGTTATCAGGAAAAGTGGTTGGTTACTGCTTTGCCCCCACACAATTATCGAATCTATGGTTCAGGGCATTATCAAGAGGGCATTTGCTGCGATGGGCGTGGCGCTGGCTAACGGGACAGTATGGGTTTGGCTTGCACCCTGTGAAGGTGATTGTCATGAATAAAATAGCATTTCTCTCTTCTGCTGTAACTCCTATGAAAAGGGCCAATGCTCGGATTTTATCCATTGCTGTAGCACAGGAGGTTCGGGGGCAAGGGGTGGCTGGTAAGCTTTTAGACAAAGCAATTCAATATTTCTCCCAAAGAAAGGCAACCCTCGTGCGTTTGGAAGTGCGTCCTAATAATGCTGCTGCTCTTTCATTATATAAGAAATGGGATTTTATCCCTGCTGGTTATACAGAAGATTCTCAGGGCAAGTGGTTGATTATGTTTAAAGAAATGGAGCGTCATCATGTTTGA
- a CDS encoding polysaccharide deacetylase family protein, which yields MFDLEIRLINMLGLLTIIVIVGLVLDYRNVLKKPMRMGMSLAILGITAGIFLTLSAVLPENDVFGRVFSNTKTTQKVVALTFDDGPYPPYTEQVLDVLKEYHVPATFFVVGQNVEKYPELVKRIADEGHQIGNHTYHHIDLLKANRKDIAKEIDNTNKAILAASGVKPHLMRPPHGFRDPVVMEMMAERNLKVVEWSVMSRDWTNPGVDVIVERTVKKVKNGSIILLHDGDGITSQASRIQSVEAARHIIQILSAQGYKFVTVDEILEKTEDVKG from the coding sequence ATGTTTGATCTAGAAATACGCTTGATTAATATGCTGGGACTACTAACCATAATTGTAATCGTTGGTTTAGTGCTAGATTATCGTAATGTTTTAAAAAAGCCGATGCGTATGGGAATGAGCTTAGCTATATTGGGGATTACGGCGGGTATTTTTTTAACTTTGAGCGCTGTACTGCCAGAAAATGATGTGTTTGGCAGAGTGTTTTCCAATACTAAAACTACGCAGAAGGTGGTAGCACTTACTTTTGATGATGGTCCGTACCCGCCATATACAGAGCAAGTACTGGATGTGCTAAAAGAATATCATGTACCTGCTACTTTCTTTGTTGTTGGGCAAAATGTTGAAAAATATCCTGAACTGGTAAAACGTATTGCTGATGAGGGACACCAGATTGGAAATCATACCTATCATCATATTGACTTATTAAAAGCAAATCGCAAGGATATTGCAAAAGAAATCGATAATACCAATAAGGCGATTTTAGCAGCTTCAGGTGTAAAACCGCACCTTATGAGGCCGCCTCATGGCTTTCGTGATCCTGTAGTCATGGAGATGATGGCAGAACGTAACTTGAAGGTTGTGGAGTGGTCTGTTATGAGCCGTGATTGGACCAATCCGGGTGTGGATGTTATTGTGGAGCGTACCGTAAAGAAAGTGAAAAATGGTTCCATTATTCTTCTGCATGACGGAGATGGCATAACGTCTCAGGCTTCTCGTATACAAAGTGTAGAAGCGGCGCGACATATTATTCAAATTCTGTCGGCGCAGGGGTATAAATTTGTAACCGTGGATGAAATCTTAGAAAAAACGGAGGACGTGAAAGGGTGA
- the pth gene encoding aminoacyl-tRNA hydrolase encodes MKIVVGLGNPGQQYSATRHNIGFMVVDELAQRLGIDRWRNQKEALVAEYKGNDTILLVKPQTYMNLSGVAVGELARWYKVAVEDIIIIFDDMDLPTGRLRLRMKGGSGGHRGIESLLTHLSKDSFPRVRVGIGRPPAGWQVVDYVLSSFTAEEQPLVKSAIEKAADATESILEQGMNKAMNLHNK; translated from the coding sequence GTGAAAATCGTAGTAGGCCTTGGTAATCCAGGGCAGCAATATAGCGCAACTCGCCATAATATAGGTTTTATGGTTGTTGATGAATTGGCTCAGCGCTTAGGCATTGATAGATGGAGAAATCAGAAAGAGGCATTGGTTGCTGAATATAAAGGAAATGACACCATATTACTGGTTAAGCCTCAGACATATATGAATTTGAGCGGCGTGGCTGTGGGAGAACTGGCTCGTTGGTATAAGGTTGCCGTAGAAGATATTATTATTATTTTTGATGATATGGATTTGCCTACAGGTCGCTTGCGTTTACGAATGAAAGGGGGTTCAGGAGGACATCGGGGCATTGAATCTTTATTAACACATTTAAGCAAGGATTCTTTTCCCAGGGTTCGTGTAGGTATCGGTCGTCCTCCTGCAGGATGGCAGGTAGTGGACTATGTTCTGAGTTCTTTTACTGCTGAAGAACAGCCTTTAGTGAAATCAGCCATTGAAAAAGCTGCTGATGCAACGGAGAGTATCCTAGAGCAAGGCATGAATAAAGCTATGAATTTGCATAATAAATGA
- a CDS encoding universal stress protein: MSIKNIVLAFDGSDGSNKALRWTIDFAKENRAQTHITTIFESMALLAIETASNVTALEKSRRAHISELTDLAKSLYTEHNVPATVVTLEGNPADAIIKYAQKINADIIICGTRGHGGFGALLLGSVAHKLVTYSKIPVLVVK, encoded by the coding sequence ATGTCTATCAAAAACATAGTCTTAGCCTTTGACGGTTCTGATGGCAGCAACAAGGCATTACGGTGGACCATTGACTTCGCCAAAGAAAATAGAGCCCAGACACATATCACCACTATTTTTGAATCAATGGCCCTACTGGCAATTGAAACAGCTTCGAATGTGACAGCACTGGAAAAATCTCGTCGTGCTCACATTAGCGAGTTAACAGATTTGGCTAAGTCCCTTTATACAGAGCATAATGTACCAGCTACAGTGGTTACTTTAGAAGGCAATCCTGCGGATGCGATTATCAAGTATGCTCAAAAAATCAATGCAGACATTATCATTTGCGGCACCCGAGGACACGGCGGATTTGGTGCCTTATTGTTAGGCAGCGTCGCCCACAAATTGGTAACCTACTCGAAAATACCGGTATTGGTCGTTAAGTAA
- a CDS encoding fructose-specific PTS transporter subunit EIIC, with the protein MKLLAITSCPTGIAHTYMAAESLQMAAKAMGIEIKVETRGSVGVENEITPQDIKEAHALIIAADTQVDREQFAGLPIINAPVQEAIKNPKGLIESAMNAKKPNSPDEKITASKEPEKNKRSGPYKHLMTGVSYMIPLVSAGGLIIALSFIFGIDAAKEKGTLAAALMDIGGGAAFALMVPLLAGFIAHSIADRPGLVPGLVGGMLAAQIGSGFLGGIIAGFCAGYIALWIRNYVKLPKSLEGLKPVLIIPFFSTLLVGLLMVYVIGTPVKAIMDLMTQTLKGMTSANAGFLGLILGGMMAFDMGGPINKAAYAFGVALLSSSVFEPMAAIMAAGMTPPLGLALATVLAKNKFTPEEQEAGKAASVMGISFITEGAIPFAAADPFRVIPALVAGSAITGALSMLFNCALRAPHGGIFVLLIPNAVSNLGMYVAAIAIGTILTALLIILLKKSPAK; encoded by the coding sequence ATGAAATTATTAGCCATTACATCATGCCCAACAGGTATTGCCCATACCTATATGGCGGCGGAATCTCTGCAGATGGCTGCAAAAGCCATGGGAATTGAAATTAAGGTAGAAACAAGAGGCTCTGTGGGTGTGGAAAATGAAATCACCCCACAAGACATCAAAGAAGCTCATGCGCTTATTATTGCAGCAGATACCCAAGTCGATAGAGAACAATTCGCGGGATTACCTATTATTAATGCTCCTGTACAAGAAGCCATTAAAAATCCGAAAGGACTCATCGAAAGCGCAATGAACGCAAAAAAACCAAACAGCCCGGATGAGAAAATTACAGCGTCAAAAGAGCCCGAGAAGAATAAACGCAGCGGTCCATACAAACATCTTATGACCGGCGTTTCTTATATGATTCCCCTAGTATCCGCCGGTGGTTTAATTATTGCTTTATCTTTCATTTTCGGTATTGATGCTGCTAAAGAAAAGGGAACATTAGCTGCAGCTTTAATGGACATTGGCGGCGGTGCTGCTTTTGCCCTCATGGTACCATTATTAGCAGGTTTCATTGCCCACTCCATCGCCGACCGTCCTGGTCTGGTTCCCGGTCTTGTCGGCGGCATGCTGGCGGCCCAAATCGGTTCTGGATTCCTGGGTGGCATTATTGCCGGTTTTTGCGCTGGTTATATTGCTTTATGGATTCGAAATTATGTAAAACTTCCCAAAAGCTTAGAAGGTTTAAAACCTGTACTTATTATTCCATTCTTCTCTACTCTACTGGTCGGACTTTTAATGGTTTATGTTATCGGCACCCCAGTCAAAGCCATTATGGATCTCATGACTCAAACATTAAAAGGCATGACTTCTGCCAATGCAGGATTCCTGGGGCTTATCCTCGGCGGAATGATGGCCTTTGATATGGGTGGCCCTATCAATAAAGCTGCTTATGCCTTTGGCGTGGCTTTATTAAGCAGCAGTGTGTTTGAACCAATGGCAGCCATTATGGCTGCTGGCATGACACCTCCTTTAGGGTTGGCCTTAGCTACCGTTCTGGCTAAAAACAAGTTTACGCCAGAAGAACAAGAAGCTGGTAAAGCGGCCTCTGTTATGGGCATCTCATTTATTACAGAAGGTGCTATTCCCTTTGCAGCAGCAGATCCCTTCCGGGTTATTCCCGCACTTGTAGCTGGTTCTGCAATTACAGGAGCATTATCCATGTTATTTAATTGTGCTTTACGCGCACCTCACGGTGGTATTTTTGTCCTCTTAATTCCAAACGCTGTAAGTAATCTTGGCATGTATGTTGCAGCTATTGCCATTGGAACGATTCTCACGGCTCTTCTGATTATCCTCTTAAAAAAGAGTCCTGCTAAATAA
- a CDS encoding PTS sugar transporter subunit IIA, whose product MNIQELLSASRVKFHLTSNNKLDVINELIEVLNQDGKLSDKDKYKEAVLRREKEFSTGIGMGIAIPHAKDSSVKEAALTLGISKAGIDYEALDGSLAHIFFLIAVPAESNDVHLKVLSYISRKLMHQEIRDRLLSAATYEEILAAFKD is encoded by the coding sequence ATGAATATACAAGAATTATTATCAGCCTCAAGAGTTAAATTCCATTTAACATCCAATAACAAATTGGACGTCATCAATGAACTTATTGAAGTTCTCAATCAAGATGGCAAGCTTTCAGATAAAGACAAGTATAAAGAAGCTGTGCTACGTCGCGAGAAGGAATTTTCTACTGGAATCGGTATGGGAATTGCAATTCCTCATGCTAAAGACAGCAGCGTTAAAGAGGCGGCTTTAACACTAGGCATCTCAAAGGCGGGAATTGATTATGAAGCACTCGATGGCAGCCTGGCCCATATCTTTTTCCTAATTGCCGTCCCTGCCGAATCCAATGATGTCCACCTGAAAGTATTATCCTATATCTCTCGAAAACTCATGCATCAGGAAATCAGAGACCGTTTATTATCCGCCGCCACTTACGAAGAAATACTAGCGGCCTTCAAAGACTAG
- the pfkB gene encoding 1-phosphofructokinase: MNNTLPIVTVTLNPALDRTLHLPSFTLGKVNRVDTERTDPGGKGINVAKVITALGHPVVVTGFLGKKNAYTFQDYFKQENIVDRFVKTSGENRENIKIVDTATDVVSELNFPGIMPTTADLKNLEDILRKLAVNHKWFVLSGSLPLTVPTDIYATFIEMLHQYDCNVILDTSGPALSAGIAAKPFAVKPNLPELSQLMQAPMESDNDILGAVKQLLRQGISQVAISLGEKGSLVGDCQQILRAKAPVVPVSSTVGAGDAFVAGFSVGQARSLSLADSIRLASAAAGASVILPGTQAASLSDVNKLIHKIQIEEWR; this comes from the coding sequence TTGAATAATACGCTCCCCATTGTAACCGTTACCTTAAATCCAGCCCTTGACCGCACCTTGCATCTGCCTAGCTTTACATTAGGAAAAGTAAACCGAGTGGATACGGAGCGTACGGACCCTGGAGGCAAAGGCATTAATGTAGCTAAGGTTATAACTGCCCTTGGACATCCCGTAGTTGTAACAGGATTTCTTGGAAAGAAAAATGCGTATACATTCCAAGACTATTTTAAACAGGAAAATATTGTTGACCGTTTCGTAAAGACCTCCGGAGAAAATCGCGAAAACATTAAAATCGTTGATACTGCAACGGATGTAGTGAGCGAACTAAACTTCCCCGGCATAATGCCAACAACAGCCGATTTGAAAAACCTCGAAGACATTCTGCGTAAACTGGCTGTCAACCATAAATGGTTTGTACTTTCCGGCAGCCTGCCGCTAACAGTCCCTACCGATATCTATGCAACCTTCATCGAAATGCTGCATCAATATGATTGTAACGTTATATTAGATACCAGTGGCCCCGCCTTATCTGCAGGTATTGCTGCCAAACCTTTCGCAGTCAAACCAAATCTGCCGGAATTAAGCCAACTCATGCAGGCACCTATGGAATCTGATAACGATATATTAGGAGCCGTAAAACAGCTGCTCCGTCAGGGAATCTCTCAAGTAGCAATTTCCCTGGGAGAAAAAGGTTCCTTAGTTGGTGATTGTCAGCAAATCCTACGAGCTAAAGCCCCTGTCGTCCCTGTCAGCAGTACTGTAGGAGCTGGCGATGCTTTTGTTGCAGGCTTTAGCGTAGGGCAAGCACGCAGCTTATCTCTGGCCGACAGCATTCGTTTAGCATCTGCTGCTGCCGGTGCATCCGTAATACTTCCTGGTACCCAGGCAGCCTCTTTATCAGACGTAAATAAATTGATCCATAAAATACAAATAGAAGAGTGGAGGTAA
- a CDS encoding DeoR/GlpR family DNA-binding transcription regulator, with protein sequence MFAEERRNKIIKMIQSRQPVKVIDLSSLFAVSEATIRRDLQELENSGLVQRTHGGAVSSQLGSELSFHDREVFFLEEKRAIAALAADMVQDGETILLDAGTTTREIARALCGKKLTVATNSMDVASVFAEEVDIEVLLLGGTWRKSINSLIGPLTNSMLKLFSFDKLFLAANGIDCTLGVTTKHLAEAETKRAMIAASQSIILVADHSKFEKRTFSKICNVDELSAIITDNSINKDTLETLRNYTQVIIPESTHLIREVNLIE encoded by the coding sequence ATGTTTGCTGAAGAAAGACGTAATAAAATTATAAAAATGATTCAATCCAGACAGCCCGTTAAAGTAATTGATCTTAGTTCATTATTCGCCGTATCTGAAGCTACCATACGCCGAGACTTGCAAGAACTTGAAAACTCAGGTCTTGTCCAGCGAACCCATGGAGGCGCCGTATCATCTCAGTTAGGCTCAGAGCTTAGTTTCCACGACCGGGAAGTCTTTTTCTTAGAGGAAAAAAGGGCTATCGCCGCTCTAGCTGCTGACATGGTACAAGATGGTGAAACAATTTTATTAGATGCCGGTACAACCACCCGAGAAATCGCTCGCGCATTATGCGGGAAAAAATTAACGGTTGCAACAAACAGTATGGATGTGGCTTCTGTTTTTGCCGAAGAGGTGGATATCGAAGTACTGTTATTAGGTGGCACTTGGCGAAAGTCCATTAATTCTCTCATTGGTCCACTCACCAATTCCATGCTCAAACTCTTTTCCTTTGACAAATTGTTTCTCGCCGCCAATGGAATCGACTGTACCTTAGGAGTCACAACAAAACATCTTGCAGAAGCAGAAACAAAAAGAGCAATGATTGCGGCCAGTCAATCGATTATATTAGTAGCAGATCATTCTAAATTTGAAAAAAGAACATTTTCTAAAATTTGCAATGTAGATGAATTATCTGCAATCATCACCGATAACAGCATTAATAAAGATACCTTAGAAACTCTGCGAAATTATACTCAGGTTATAATTCCTGAAAGCACCCATTTAATAAGGGAGGTGAATCTCATTGAATAA
- the rpmE gene encoding 50S ribosomal protein L31 has protein sequence MKDKIHPNYGEAKVMCGCGNTFVTGSIKKELRIDVCSKCHPFFTGQQRNITAGGRIEKFNKRYGQQA, from the coding sequence ATGAAAGATAAAATTCATCCAAATTATGGTGAAGCAAAAGTAATGTGTGGTTGTGGCAACACTTTTGTAACTGGTTCTATCAAAAAAGAACTGCGTATCGATGTTTGCTCAAAATGCCATCCGTTCTTTACTGGTCAGCAACGTAATATCACTGCTGGTGGACGTATTGAGAAATTCAATAAACGTTACGGTCAACAGGCCTAA
- a CDS encoding DUF1385 domain-containing protein, translated as MKPKVSIGGQAVIEGVMMRGPGIIATAVREPSGEIIVKQEAFTPVSDRYPILKKPMLRGVVALVESLVQGLKALSFSAQAAGDEGEELSNKEIAVTMMFSLGLAIVLFVIIPTYAAKYIHSAVTDPRLLNLMEGVLRLAIFLVYIIGISRMKDIRRVFEYHGAEHKTIHAYEAGVPLDVEHVRTYTTLHPRCGTNFLFIVMIVSIVMFAFLGWPDLWIRIVSRIILMPLVAGLAYEIIRFAGKSEAAWVGIAIMPGLLLQKLTTREPSDDQLEVAIKALEAARPVEEM; from the coding sequence ATGAAACCGAAAGTTAGTATTGGTGGGCAAGCTGTCATTGAAGGTGTAATGATGCGCGGACCTGGTATAATCGCTACTGCGGTCAGAGAACCATCAGGTGAAATTATTGTAAAACAGGAAGCTTTTACACCTGTTAGTGATCGGTATCCCATTTTAAAAAAACCGATGCTGCGGGGTGTTGTTGCATTGGTTGAATCATTGGTGCAGGGTCTTAAGGCTTTATCCTTTTCTGCTCAGGCAGCTGGGGATGAAGGGGAGGAATTATCAAATAAGGAAATTGCCGTTACCATGATGTTTTCTTTGGGATTGGCCATTGTTTTATTTGTAATTATTCCAACGTACGCAGCCAAATATATTCATAGTGCGGTAACGGATCCGCGTTTATTAAATCTAATGGAAGGTGTGCTGCGTTTAGCCATCTTTTTAGTGTATATAATTGGGATATCCAGGATGAAGGATATTCGCCGAGTGTTTGAATATCATGGTGCGGAACATAAAACGATCCATGCTTACGAGGCAGGGGTACCATTGGATGTCGAGCACGTTAGAACCTATACTACGCTGCACCCTCGCTGCGGTACCAACTTTTTATTTATCGTAATGATCGTAAGTATTGTTATGTTTGCTTTTTTAGGCTGGCCTGATTTGTGGATTCGGATTGTATCCCGTATTATATTGATGCCGCTTGTGGCAGGTCTTGCCTATGAGATTATTCGTTTTGCAGGAAAGAGTGAGGCGGCTTGGGTGGGAATTGCTATTATGCCAGGTTTATTGCTGCAAAAGTTAACAACTAGAGAACCTAGCGATGATCAATTAGAAGTTGCGATAAAGGCATTGGAAGCAGCTCGTCCCGTAGAAGAAATGTAA